The window GACTGACGGCGGTACCGGAGGCCACGACGAGAATGTCGGCATCCTCGTGTTCAGTCTCAATCAGGCCGCCTAGGTAGTGAAGCAGATACTTGCGTGAACGTTCCATTGCCGCGTCAACTTCTTGCTGCCATGAAGCATGGGCGGCATAACTGATGAAATTGCTCTTCATGACAAAAGGATCTCGCATCTGCCGTATCGGAACATTTTCCATGTCCATTACTGGAACTGGAGAATCGTAAGGATTGTATGTGGGAAGCTTGCAGTCTTCGGGGAAAAGGTTCACGTTTGTTCGGGTGTGGGTCACGAAAAAGCCGTCAACGAATACTCCCACCGGAATATGCACATCGGTTTTTTCCGCGACCATGAACGCCATCAGAATCATATCGTGCAAATCTTGAGAGCCTTCCGCATGTAGCATGATCATGCCGGTCTCCAGCAGAAAAGCCATTTCAATGTTGTCCGGCTGAATAGTCAGCGGCGAATTGATTCCCCGAGTCATAAAGGCGCAGACAATTGGCAAGCGGGCGCCGGACCAAGTGGGAAACATTTCAAAGGCCCGCATTGTGCCGGGACCTCCGGTGGCGGTGAAGACCCTTGCGCCGCCCATGGAGGCTCCAGCCACCGCCGACATGACGGCAAATTCATTCTCCCCTCGATAATATTCTTTCACATAACCTTCGGCATAGAGATCGCCGACAAGATGCATGCTTTCAGACTGAGGGGTAATTGGATAGGCGATGGCCATATCCAAATTGGCGCGCTTTATGGCCTCTCGCACAGCCTCGCTGCCAGTGATGTACTCGCTGGTTCGCAGCGCTTCAAAAAACAGGAAATCAGGATCAACTATTTTTTGTTCAATCATTTGCTCGTCCTGCCTTCAGTTCGTTCACCAATTCTCTCAAGCGCTGCAGTTCGCAGATCCCGCTATCCCGCAGAGAAATCATCGCATCTTCATGGCCCGCTTCCGCGCACAGGGCGACCGTGTAGCAGTCGGTACCGCCACGGATGATTTTCAGCGCCACATTCGCGTAGTGACAGTGGACGCCAATAAAAAGACAGACGTCGATCTTATTGTGCCAGATGGTCAGGTTTGGGTGGTTCGGATTGACCTCGATGGCTGGATTGATCATCGGGTACTTCGGCCGGTAATCAGGCATCGGAATGATTTTGGCGCCTACCACCTCTGCCAGGCTTTTAAGGGCTATCGCCTTCTCCGCCACTCCTGGCTTCCAGTCCCAAAGAATCAGGGGACCTGGAAAAAAGACCGGATTTTTAGCCGAAACCAACTTTTGTGCAATTGCTGACATGGCGGCATCGACGTCAACCAACGCCCCTTCCATAATTGCCTGACCGGTGTCGGGAAGCGTCACTCCCCTCGTTGCGGCCGCTGGTGGTAAATACCCCTCCGGTCCAACAACCACTTTGTACGTTGCTGTTTTCATGCAAATCCTCCCGTGTTAGCGTTGTTTGTCAACCCTGAAATTAGAGCAATATGCCAAAAATTAATTGAAATTTAATCGAAAATATCTTGTATTTCAAACAACCAGTAATGCAGCAAAAAATGCATTGTTGTCGAAATCACTCCGAGATTAGCACCGAGGGACACTACACAAATCTGATCGATCAACCCCACTTATTTTTTGACTGGGTTGATAGAAAATTTGCCGGGCGCAGAACAGTAACATCCACCATAATAATGGTCATGGCGTAGTTGTCGTAGTATTGCTCCTGAAGAAAAACGGCTATGGTTTCAGCCGCTTCGTCATCACAGATGATCTCCACGCGGATGTTGCTGTTTGCCTCCCAACGGGCATTTCGAGCACCCCGAGTCCCTTTGCCTCGGGCTTCAGAAATCGTGTAGCCCGATGCTCCAAGTCGCTCGATATCGCGGATGATGGTGTTTTCCAACGCGGCTTCAGTAAAGATGGTCAACAGTTTGCGCGAACGGGATGTCATCTTATCCTCCCAGCAGATTGTGAGCTTGTATGGCCAGCAGGTGGTAGATCGGTATGCCGAACAGGACGTTGAAGGGGAAGGTTACCCCCAGTGAAGCTGCCAGAGACAGGGTGGGATTGGCTTCGGGGACAGATATCCGCATGGCTGCCGGCACGGCGATGTAGGAGGCGCTAGCGCCAAGGATGGCCAGCATGGTCGTGCCGCCCACCGACAGCCCGAGCAGATAGCCCAGCAAAGTGCCCACTACCCCCGAAAACAACGGCATGACCACGCCGAAACCGAGCAGAAACAGCCCATACCGCCGAAGACTGCCAAACTGGACGGCTGTCAGAAGCCCCATTTCAAGTAGAAATAATGCCAGTACCCCTTTGAAAAGATCAAAAAACAGCGGCCTGATCGGAGCCGTGCCTTCAGGGCCAGCAAGCCAGCCAATCAGCACGCCACCAAGCAGCAGAACGACCCCTTTTCCTAAAAAAACCTCATGGGCGACCTTCCCCCATTGGGTTTGCCGGTCAACGCCGCGGGCCAGTATGATGCCGACGAGGATGGCGGGGACTTCGAGCACCACCAGCAGCAGCGGCATGTGCGCTTCAAACTCGACGTGACGGCTACCCAGATACGCGATCGCCACGGCATAGGTGCCGACACTCACAGAACCATAGTGGGCGGCTATCGACGCGGAATCGGCCCGTTTGAATTTGCCGACGTAACGTAAAACAGGATAGGCTATCATCGGGAGGGTGAGACCCATGGCGATCACGACCAGTATCTGAGGCAGCAAGTCGGCAAACGGCTGCTTGGCCAGCTCGACCCCCCCCTTGAGCCCGATAGCCAGCAATAAAACAATGCTGAGGAAATCATAGAGGGCGGCTGGGAAACGCAACTCCGAGCGCAGCAGTCCAGCCGCAAGTCCAAATAAGAAAAATAGTATAATTACGTCCATTTCAATTCCTTCGTCGGGTTGATCGAGAGGGTTCAGCCAGACTGTTTTTCGCTGCGGGGAGTCTGTCTCACCAGCCTCACTCGCGAAAACCTGCTCTTTTCGGAATCCCAAAATAGCGGAGGATGGACACTTTTAGGGTTAGTGTTACGCAACGTCAAAGCTTCGGCCAAATTTAAGCCAGAAGTGTATAAAGGGAGATATAGCCCGTTTTCAGCGTCTTCTCCTGCTGTTGCGCGTAGACAATTGAAAAGTTCCTGTTGCGACGGAGGAGATGGCGCTGGCGGTACGGGTTCCAACCAGCAAAGAGTCCATATGCCGAGCAATGAGGCGGTCTGTACAAGTTTGTATCTACAGACAACCCCTGAGGTGGTCGTCCGAACAAGACAGGAGGGAGGCTGTACAGTCATTCGCCGATGAACCCAAATGCCCAAGTGATGCTGTAACAAATTTTCTTGCCGCTTTTTACAGCGCATGGAGAGAAGATTTTCTATTTCTCTACCGGCGCGAGCAATATCTTCGATGGAATTCACTAGAGTAAGACAGATCACAATGCGACCTCCCTAACGCTGCTGCCAGCAGATGCGCGATCTAAACGGTCAATTACTGCCTCCCATTCCGAAGAGGCTGGCGGGCATCCAACCAAGATGTACTGCCGGGCGCCTGTGTCAACGGCACGCAGTTGTGCATAAAGTCTGCGAGCATAAGAAGTCGGCGCAGTCGGCATCTGGCACCAACGTACGCCGACCAAGTTTTCTTTGGGTTGACGCTTGGACAATACGGAAACTCCCCAACCTTTCTTCAAATAATACAGAGCGATGTTTTCAAGGCTATCGTCTTCAACCAATCGAAGAGGTGACAATGGAGCATAATGGTACGGCGACAATCCAGGAGACCGCAGCGAAGATGCAGAGGCCCTCTTAGGAATTTCCCCCAAAACCTCCGCTATTGCCAACGCGGTAACCGCACCAGGCCTCAATATGCGTGGGTTTCCACCGCTGAGGTCAAGTATGGTTGATTCGATACCAATCTGACACGCGCCGCCATCAATATGGCTGTCGATGGCTCCCCCGAGTTCCGCCACCACATCTGCGACACACGTTGGGCTCAGACGACCAAACCGGTTAGCAGAAGGAGCCACTATCCCTTCACCAAATGCTTGCAACAGTGCCAGGGCAGCAGGGTGAGCCGGGCATCTTAAACCCACGGTATCTTGCCCTCCGGTTACAATATCCAAAACCTTGGGGTGACGTTTGAGGATCAGCGTCAGTGGTCCCGGCCAAAAATGTTGAATTATTCGCAATGCAACACCAGAAACTTTTTTTGACCAACGTTCGACATCAGCCTCACCAGCCAAGTGCACAATCAGCGGATGACCTAATGGACGTCCCTTAACAAGAAATACACGACTAACAGCATTAAAATTGCAAGCGTCAGCACCCAATCCATATACTGTCTCAGTTGGAAATGATATCAAGCCGCCGCGCAATAGCGTTTCAACCGCAGTAGATATTGCTTCCTGAAACACATTTCGCTCACTATATAACGACAAATAGTTCAAATTTATGTCTCCTTATATTTTTTTGAGCCTTAAACAGTTAGCCTAAATTCGTGAAAAAGTTGCATTGAATATACCGTATCGAAACATTTTCTCTTGAAATAAATCAGTGATACAGGCATTTTTAACTTGCTTTTCCAGAATGAGTTTTTGCACCCATTGGGTGCGACAGGGGTTCGCAGGGCGGTCCGCCAGATTTTCGAGGTCACGGAAGTATTGAGCAAGGACGGTGTGTTCATGATGATTTCAGAGGTCCGCGTCTGCGTTTTGTGGACCAACCTGGAATTTGATGCCGGCCAAGCTTTGACGCTGTATCGCAATCGGAGTACCAGCGAGCAGCATCACGGGGCATTCAAAACCGAGATGGCCATGGAGCGCCCACCGTCGGGCAAGTTTTGCGTGAATGCAACCTTTCTGCGCTTGGGCATGCTGGCCTACAACATGCTTCGGGTAGCCTCCGTTGACTTGGTTGTGGCTCGGATGCAGGGGCTGAAAAAAGCCAATCGTCGAAGAACCAAGACGGTCATGCGGAGCATGATGAGCATTTGCGCCCGGATTACCCACTATGCACGCAAGGTAATCCTGCATGTCTCCTGCCCGAAGGCATGATTTAAGGTGGCCTCTGACCTGTTTTATTGTCTCAATACGGCGTAACGAAAGGGCCATTAGGCTACATTCCTAGTATTAGTGCGTTTGAAAACTGCAAAAAGTCAGTTCTCGGAATTTTTGAGGCGATAATTGCTCTTCAATTAAAAATTTTCAGACCGAAAATCGCGTGGTTCTCTGATCCAGCAGGTGAAAAATGAGCAGACGTATTTCGCTTAATTAGTCGGCCCTGAAAATATGACAATGTGCTGAAATTAATTGAAATATACTCAGAAATAACGTATTTTGAATAACCAGTAATGCAGTGCGAAATGCATTTTTCTGGTCGAAATCACTCCGAGGTTATCAACGATGCAGCCCAAAAAATCGGGCCACCAGCGCAGTTTCCTATGCCCGGATCTGCTCGATCAACTTGATCCTCGAAAGGCCAGGTCGGCGACTCCGTGAATCTGTTCATGGCCTGTGCTGCGTTCAATTTCCGGAAGTTCATCCGGATTCTGTGTTTTTTGTGCCTCAAATTCCTTGGGCACATACTTCGACCCAATGTTTAGCCCGTACAGGTCTGTGCCTGACGTGGCGTTTTAACAATTTTTCATGATCGACTAATTAGCCTTTTAAAACGTTGTCATTAAAAAAAAAAGTCGGATTAAACTTAATACTTCTTCCAAAAAAACTGATATCACAAAGGGGACTTCATGTTAAACTATAAACAGCTTTACTATTTTTTGAACGTTGCCAAATTAGGGGGAGTGCTTCGCGCTGCAGAGAGTCTCCATGTAATGCCACAGACTGTCAGCCAGCAAGTTGCTAACTTGGAAAAATCCTTGGGAGTCCTTCTCTTCAGACGGGTTGGTAGGCGTCTGGAACTCACTCCGGCTGGTAAAGTAGCATTGTCGCGTGCGGATGACATCTTCCAAATTGGCAGTGAACTCGAGCTGTTGATTAAAGCCTCTGCTTTAACCGAAGGTGCGTTGTTTCGTGTCGGAATCGTCGATGCAGTCCCCAAGTCAATGGCTTCCCAACTCCTCAGTGTGACATTAACACTTGCAGAACCAATTTGTCTGGTCTGCCATAATGACAAGCCTGAACGACTTTTTGGGGATCTCTCCACTCACAAGTTAGATTTGGTGATCGCCGACCGTGCCTTGCCCAAAGAGATGGCTATTAAAGCATATAATCATGAACTCGGACAATCTGGAGTAACTTTTTGTGCAAGTCCTATCTTGTTAGGCCATTTTAAGGAAAGTTTTCCCAACTTGCTTCAGAAAGCCCCAATGTTGATGCCGTCAGCGGGCACCTCCTTGCGGAGTGCCGTTAATCGGTGGCTATCAAGAAAAAATCTCCTGCCGAAGATTGTCGCCGAATTTGATGACACAACTCTCCTTAAAGCCTTCGGCCAAAGGGGGTTGGGGTTTTTCCCTGTTCCGTCGGTTATGGCCGACGAGGTTGTCAAACAATATGCAGTTGTGGCTATTGGTTGTTCTGAAGAAAAAGATCTTAATTTTTTCGCTATTTCCCCTGAGCGTCGTTTGAAACACCCCGCTGTCCTGGCGGTCATAAATCTGGCCAGAACAAGTCTGTTTCAATCAAGGTGAACTCTTAGAATAGACATGAGAGAGGCGTGCATATGACGTTGTTGGAAAGGTATC is drawn from Desulfomicrobium macestii and contains these coding sequences:
- a CDS encoding transketolase C-terminal domain-containing protein; the protein is MIEQKIVDPDFLFFEALRTSEYITGSEAVREAIKRANLDMAIAYPITPQSESMHLVGDLYAEGYVKEYYRGENEFAVMSAVAGASMGGARVFTATGGPGTMRAFEMFPTWSGARLPIVCAFMTRGINSPLTIQPDNIEMAFLLETGMIMLHAEGSQDLHDMILMAFMVAEKTDVHIPVGVFVDGFFVTHTRTNVNLFPEDCKLPTYNPYDSPVPVMDMENVPIRQMRDPFVMKSNFISYAAHASWQQEVDAAMERSRKYLLHYLGGLIETEHEDADILVVASGTAVSQSREAIRVARDEGIHVGLIKIKSIRPFPREELRALTSRAQAVVVPEFNRTGWLARELCNVINEPRKVVQGPRVFGGMTMPPELILEEIRRSTR
- a CDS encoding carbon monoxide dehydrogenase beta subunit family protein; translation: MKTATYKVVVGPEGYLPPAAATRGVTLPDTGQAIMEGALVDVDAAMSAIAQKLVSAKNPVFFPGPLILWDWKPGVAEKAIALKSLAEVVGAKIIPMPDYRPKYPMINPAIEVNPNHPNLTIWHNKIDVCLFIGVHCHYANVALKIIRGGTDCYTVALCAEAGHEDAMISLRDSGICELQRLRELVNELKAGRAND
- a CDS encoding P-II family nitrogen regulator; the encoded protein is MTSRSRKLLTIFTEAALENTIIRDIERLGASGYTISEARGKGTRGARNARWEANSNIRVEIICDDEAAETIAVFLQEQYYDNYAMTIIMVDVTVLRPANFLSTQSKNKWG
- a CDS encoding sodium-dependent bicarbonate transport family permease; protein product: MDVIILFFLFGLAAGLLRSELRFPAALYDFLSIVLLLAIGLKGGVELAKQPFADLLPQILVVIAMGLTLPMIAYPVLRYVGKFKRADSASIAAHYGSVSVGTYAVAIAYLGSRHVEFEAHMPLLLVVLEVPAILVGIILARGVDRQTQWGKVAHEVFLGKGVVLLLGGVLIGWLAGPEGTAPIRPLFFDLFKGVLALFLLEMGLLTAVQFGSLRRYGLFLLGFGVVMPLFSGVVGTLLGYLLGLSVGGTTMLAILGASASYIAVPAAMRISVPEANPTLSLAASLGVTFPFNVLFGIPIYHLLAIQAHNLLGG
- a CDS encoding L-threonylcarbamoyladenylate synthase; this encodes MNYLSLYSERNVFQEAISTAVETLLRGGLISFPTETVYGLGADACNFNAVSRVFLVKGRPLGHPLIVHLAGEADVERWSKKVSGVALRIIQHFWPGPLTLILKRHPKVLDIVTGGQDTVGLRCPAHPAALALLQAFGEGIVAPSANRFGRLSPTCVADVVAELGGAIDSHIDGGACQIGIESTILDLSGGNPRILRPGAVTALAIAEVLGEIPKRASASSLRSPGLSPYHYAPLSPLRLVEDDSLENIALYYLKKGWGVSVLSKRQPKENLVGVRWCQMPTAPTSYARRLYAQLRAVDTGARQYILVGCPPASSEWEAVIDRLDRASAGSSVREVAL
- a CDS encoding transposase; translation: MSKDGVFMMISEVRVCVLWTNLEFDAGQALTLYRNRSTSEQHHGAFKTEMAMERPPSGKFCVNATFLRLGMLAYNMLRVASVDLVVARMQGLKKANRRRTKTVMRSMMSICARITHYARKVILHVSCPKA
- a CDS encoding LysR family transcriptional regulator, whose protein sequence is MLNYKQLYYFLNVAKLGGVLRAAESLHVMPQTVSQQVANLEKSLGVLLFRRVGRRLELTPAGKVALSRADDIFQIGSELELLIKASALTEGALFRVGIVDAVPKSMASQLLSVTLTLAEPICLVCHNDKPERLFGDLSTHKLDLVIADRALPKEMAIKAYNHELGQSGVTFCASPILLGHFKESFPNLLQKAPMLMPSAGTSLRSAVNRWLSRKNLLPKIVAEFDDTTLLKAFGQRGLGFFPVPSVMADEVVKQYAVVAIGCSEEKDLNFFAISPERRLKHPAVLAVINLARTSLFQSR